In Erpetoichthys calabaricus chromosome 15, fErpCal1.3, whole genome shotgun sequence, one DNA window encodes the following:
- the wu:fj16a03 gene encoding uncharacterized protein wu:fj16a03, with protein sequence MPVGTQHGTPNRKPLLLGPAVTPISKAMPASTPEFLADQIGQTQCNMKVLLLLPLLLASIGISASHPSVDATFKRIERASTAKHTIRCIAEDFVFINNLVLTCSGSVPQFCYTTENGGKGCATLEICQKTGWKCCDSNLCNK encoded by the exons ATGCCTGTGGGAACACAACACGGCACACCCAACAGGAAGCCGCTGCTATTGGGACCAGCTGTCACACCCATCAGCAAAGCAATGCCAGCTTCCACACCAGAGTTTCTGGCAGATCAGATAGGACAAACACAGTGCAACATGAAggttctgctgctgctgccccttCTCCTGGCTTCCATCGGCATCAGTGCCAGCCACCCCAGTGTCGATGCTACATTTAAACGGATTGAACGTGCTTCCACAG CGAAGCACACCATCAGGTGCATTGCAGAGGACTTCGTATTCATCAATAACTTGGTGCTGACATGTTCGGGGAGCGTTCCTCAGTTCTGTTATACAACAG AGAACGGTGGGAAAGGCTGCGCCACCTTGGAGATATGCCAGAAGACGGGCTGGAAGTGCTGTGACAGCAACCTGTGTAATAAGTGA